The nucleotide window AGCTTAAGGCCTATAATAAGAGCCTTGAAGATTTGAAAGAAGTGATAGGCGTGTCGCACTACTGCAACATTATCGTCCATTTCGTCTCGTCCTAGGCGATAAGCATTAGGTTTATCCATTATGGAGTGTTCTGTGACATGGATTTCAATTGGAAGGTTGGCATCCTTTTTTGACGAGTACTCCTCCATGAACTTTGCATAGTCCCATCCAGGTTCAGGTTTTCTTAGCATGACTTCCTTGAGACCATCCACGCTTGCAAGATACAAAGCGCGTGTGCATTCTACATACTTAATGATTCCTGCAAGAAACAGGAGGAGAGTTGGGATCCATAGTTTGTTCCGCGGTAATGATTGAACGAAGATGTAAAGTGCAGCTATAGCTTGGAATAAGAGCCCTAGCAAGTGCCTTGGCCACAAGGCATTATCTTCAAGAGCAATGGCAATTATAGTGTATGGACCGCCAAGGTGTAACAAAAGAAAGGGAGCCCAAAATGCCAGAAGATCACCATAATCTCCATGGTTCTGAGTATCGCTTTGTCTGCTCGAAATTAATCCAACTGCACAGCTAGCAGCCCAGTCAGCGAGCAAGTAAGCTAACCAAATAGGCATGAGCATCAATTTGTTGGAAGTGCGCTTTCTCAAGGGCgcaaaaagaattaaaaaggtCTGTAATGAGAGGCTTAAGATGATAATGCCCCGGAGATTCCACTGATCCCATATCTTCATGACGCTGCTAGGAATTGGGGAATCCGTTGGGGAATCCATATACTTTCTTTGGCTCCCTTTCCCTTCCCTGGAGAGAATTTTTAAAGTTAGTTTCTACAATATATATTGGCAGGCAGGGGAGAGATTCCCATTCTCTTTTAAGAAATTTGAATCTCTTTTGCATATATTGGAAAGAGAAATACCACGAATTAAATTAAGCAAAATAAATACGAAAATTGTTTACTTAATCTGTATTATTATTAAAGGGATACGTTGGATGCAGTCCTtgctaatccttaacattctttaattaaattatcaatatctctttaaacccaaatttattacctaaactaccGTCACAAACCTAATTCAATTGATAAATTTATCTCTATACTCATTTTAGAAaatacaaattcaaaatttgcaaaaaaaaGTCCATTTCAAGTTAGGACTATGAAAAAGTGGACAAATTCATAATCTATGAAATATGGTCTTCTTTGCAATCGTATTAGGATAGGGTTACCAATCAATAATATTTCAATTTCTGTTTCGCTAAACTAAATTGTGAAACTATAAAAACCATGCACTGGTTTTTTTGGAGAGAGCTCATCAAAGTTGAAATCAAATCACCAACTGAAGTATGGCCCTTTTCTTCATGGATATGATATAGGGCTAATTCAAGTTATTTTCTATTTGTATGGGATGCAACAAATTTACTTGCTTTTAGTAATGTTTGGAAGAGTGCTTATTTGATTTCATGTGTGTTCATATCTTTAATCAAGAATCATTTTTCACATCTTCAGACCTTGAAGACTAGTGCAGATCCCAAATGCCATGTACGGTTGATCAACACTGACTTGCGTGAGGTTGACACAATCTTATCCAATTGACAGGGAAAAGGTACCCCTCTGTCCCTACCAGAAGCAGATGACATTTCAATGATTGCTAGTTTCATGGCTTGAATGAATCATGTCTCACCCATGGTACTGTAACGAAAGAACCATGCACTAGAAGTCCAGATGAAACCATTACATGGATTATTAATTTGGATGAAACAAGGAGTGACGGTAGGGTTTatatgggtttattgataagttttagttttattgttaatttcatttCGTACTTGATGATAATTATGCAATAGAGTAAAAAagacaatttaaatttaaatttaaatttaaattaggtgtagaaataaattatatgggagcatttttgctcaccaccataaactatggtgtatgctcaccatacacctaatcaattgacacgtgtcatttcacttaactctagttaactttcacattaaatgttagtttttcaattttgaaaaaaattaactaaaattaagtgaaatgacacgtgtcaattgattaggtgtatggtgaACATACATcatagtttatggtggtgagcaaaaatgctccctaaattatatgggttcaaataaaattttccttaaaaGTAATATCTTTCCCTCCAAGTCAATCAGCATTCCCTGCAGGTTTACTTTAGCAATTTAATTGTGCTTTAACcaactcaaaaaaataaaataaaataaaattttttgcTTGTGGTTTTAGCaactcaaaaaaagaaaaattcttgATGGTGGTTTAATAAATTCTTTGCAGTGGTTTCagcaactcaaaaaaaaaaaaatgtccttGCTGATGGTTTCAACAactcaaaaagaaattctttgCGGTTGGTTTCAGCAACTCAAAAAGAAATTCCTAGCTAGTGCTTTCAGCAACTCAAAAAGAAATTCCTTGTTGGTGCTTTTAGcaacttaaaattaaaaaataataaaataaaataaaaacagaaaagaaattcCTTGCCGGTGGTTTCagcaactcaaaaaaaaaaattctttgtcGGTGCTTTCagcaacttaaaaaaaaaaaaaaaaaaaaaattcctcgCTGATGGTTGAAGCAACTCAAAAAGAAATTCCTGGTTGGTGCTTTCAGCaactcaaaaaaataaataaataaataaatcctcCTCCCTGGTGCTTTCAGCAACTCAAAACGACATTCCTTGCAAGAAAATGTGTAAATTTACACAATGTATGCGCTGTTTTgaccatcaccaccgcaatttaGAGCATGAACGGTGACAAAGAGTGTTGAAAGTGGTGGTAGAGCCCCACTTGACACCCCAGCACCGGAGATGCTCCTTCATCGTTTGATAatgttattttatataatttggttttggatttagCACCAAGGGGAGCTGATGATTTTGGTTTATTGGCGGCAGAAAGTGATGATCTAGGGGAAAAGCATTGGTTGTATCTGTTCAGTTCCACACCTTATTCTGCAGCTGCTACACCTTTTCAGACATTGCAAATGTCAACCGCAATGGATTTGGAGGTATCCATACCAAAGTTGCTCAATCTTTTGAGAAGAGCCAACAAGGATATGGCCAAAGATCCTGAAGCAGGTGGGCACTTGAATATATTGAAAATAAGCTCATCCTCATGGAATGTACTGACTTGCTACCCAAAGTGAAGATCTTTAATCAAACTCGGTCGGAGAAATTTACTGCCCTAGAACGCCGCCTTAGTGGCATTATCTGTCAAGCTGAAACCATTTACAGCAGTCAAGCAGACATGGACAAGGCCCTAGTTCTCATGAAAAACAACGTCGTCGATCAGATAATTGAAGGCTCAATCCAGGCAGTGAAGAATTTGCCCGCCACCGCCCCACAACTCATTCCACAGTCACATGTGCATGGATCCGCTGTATGTTGATCATCTTGGCCAGCGAAGCTAGGCTGTTTCACTTTGATGCAACATGGGCAAGGATGTCATCTTATGATACTTCAACCTGCAGCCTGCAGGCGTGCATGAGATTGGCCTAAGTTGAAGGGATCTTTTCCTCTTCTGCAGCACTCGGATTTGGAGGACATCCACTCTCATGAGGTTAAAAGGAATGTTGTTCTACCGTCTGTCTCTGCAACTTTGCTGTCTAGAAAGTTTGATTAAAAATGTATACTTTGTTCTGTTATATGTAATGGACATGGTTACGAAAGCTCGAAATCAATTTTCGGGTCGATAATGTGGAAATAAGCATTTACTATCATACAACATCATCGATCGATTCTCTCTATCGTGACTCGTACACTGTTTCCGGCTACACCACATGTACATGTACATGTACATCAAAATGTTCAATCATCCCCTTTGGTCAATCTTTAATAGGGGAATAAAAGTACCGAGCTTTGTCTCAGAGATCACAGTAAACAGCCTTTAAAACCCTTTTCCAACTCCTGCGCATCCAAGTTCTTCCCTATGAAAACAATCTTGTTCGTTCTTGGCTCGTTGGGGCCCCACGGCCGATCAGGCGAGCCTTGGAATATATCGTGAACTCCCTGTTACCCAACCGAAAACACATTATTACAATAACATACACAACAAAGATAAACACTCACTAAATTTGTTCAGAACTACATATCGAACTTCTTTATCAGAAAGCAAAGGCACGATCCAAAAATCCGTTAcataaaaaagatatcaatgtaCATTAGCAGCAAGTTTCTCACCTGGAAGACAAATCTCTCATTCATTCCTTGAACAGATAGAAGACCTTTCATACGATATATGTCGTCGCTTCGTTCCAACAACAGCGTACCAAGCCATATGTTAGcctgaaaaaattaaaacaaaattagtAGTCTTTGTCAGGTTTTCTTTCATACCTGCCGGACAAAGCCTCTGGATGCAACTGGCCCTCAAATGTGTACTTGTGTCATTTAAAAGGCAACAGGTCCACATAGAAGACACAGAGAGAAATTATCATATATATCGCTAAATAAGATGAAACAGGATCCTACCTTTTCAAGATCTAAGTTCCCTTCACAAACTATGCTGACAGAAGAAACACCAGGATCGTGAACATGATCATGGGCGTGGTGATCATCATGATGATCTGCATATCAGTATCAAATGTGTGAATATCACTTCATAAATCTATATTAACAATAGTAGCAATGTCAAATTACAATTATAGTGGAAGATCGAAACTCTTAAAGTAAATCAAAATACTATCCAAAAAAAAGCCAAACTAAATCAAAACTATGAGTAACcatgacaaaaagaaaaaaaaaaaaaaaaaaaaactaatcatCCCCAACTTCGAATATGTAGTTATCTATTATCTATTCCAAGAAATACGAAATGCATAAGAGAAAACGTAAGACAACTGGAGTCAGAGGGAAAAGACTGAGCTGCTGAGCGGTTAAGATAGTATAATAAAATCTTATCCTTAACACTTCAGTAATGCAAGGGTTTCAGCAATGGGAATCTCAACACTTGCGACAAAATTCAAAGGAGAAACCCTCTTATGTGTTTATCCCCACATTGGTGTAGTTTGTGCAAAGCTAAGGAGGAGAGTGTAAATCACATCTTTCTTCATTGCTCCTACTCGATCCAACTGTGGTGGAAACTGTTTCAGGAGGTTAAAGTAAGTTGGGTCATTCCTAAAGGGTGTTTCGAGCTACTAGGTACAAATTTTAAGGCACTTGGAAAAGGGAAAAAATCCAAAGCTTTGTGGGGTTGCCTGGTATCGGCAATTTTTTGGAATACATGGCTGGAACGCAACAAAAGGATTTTTTAAGATTATACTGGAGTGGGGGCAGAAGTACTTTGGGGGAGAGTAAAATATTGGGCAGCTTTTTGGGCTTCGGTCACTAAAGAGTTTAATAATTGCTCTCTATCTCAAATACTGTGGGATTTGTTAGCGGCAATTAAGTGAGCTAGGTCTAGAAATGGCTGCTGTAGCCAAATCCTATTGGGATTTTCCTTTCTAATATAGTTGGTGGACTTCTTATCCACTTCTGTGTATTACTCTACtctttaataaaattgtttcttctcaaaaaaaaaaaaaaaaaagggtttcagCAAATCAGAGGACTCGGTTTTGAAGTGACGCCATAAACCTGCAGCTAACTTCAAAGCTAAAACATAAACTTACCACCCTGCCACTAATTTTCAAGCATACACAATAATGATTTGTTTTCAAACTCCAAAAACACTGCCTACTGGGACCCATTCCAGAAAGGCAGTGATGTGTGTGCAACAAACAGACTTTGAGAACTATTTAGCTTTACTTCAACAACAGATGAACAAGAGTACCGTCATCAGCATGTTCAATGTGTAGAAAAAATAACTTATCTTTCTCAGCAAAAACAACTTGTAATTAGTAATAAAACAATTATTAACAAGGTACCATCAAGATGAGTATGTGCCCTAATGATAAAAAAGATGTACCATGCTTGTGATTGTGTTTCTCATcatgatggtgatgatggtcATGGTCATGGTCATGGTCATGGTCATGATCTTCCTTTTCACCTTCAGCATCAATAGCACTCTCTATCCTGGCAAGATTATAGCAAAGATTAGGATATCATATCAAACTCCACATACAAGATCTGGTGTGAAATTATGAAGCATGGAAGCATGTTATGGGGCATTATATATCAATATGAAACAGCTTAATGTCACCTAGACCAAAGAAAATTAACACATGGGAGAGTAAGGGACATATGATTGAAAATTTAGACAATATATCAGACCAATGGTGGACAACACAACTTCGAAAGTAGTATACAAAGGGCGAATCGAAGAAACGCAAACCAAAAAAATGAGAAggaaaggggaaaaaaaatattccaTCAACGATCCAAGACTCATACGAGTGAAATTTTAGTCAAAATATGAGTAGTCTGATTACATTTACTACTTTTACAAACAGATTCACGAGTCCCCCTTAATGTTCCTACTTGCTGAAATTAATATTTACAAAAGCGCAAAGACACAAATATTCAATTGATACAGTTAGTTTGATGCCTAAAGATAAAGGCATAATTTGCAGGGTAATCTGCCTTTCTTTTCACATGCAAATTGTACAGAACAATTAGAACCATTATGCATCATCATGGAGAACCTTTATAGAAATGGCAGTAATGTCCACTAAGCAAGGACAGAATTGTCTAAATCCAACAACGATGAAATGGTTGTGAAAGATTACCTCTCCAAATCAAATCCTCCAATACCAAGAACATAATCCAGGTTAACTTTCCCAAACTCAGTCCGCTTCAATTGAGCCATGCCATTGATGTTCTATTGCCAAGACAAAACATTTTGTTCAATGGACTGATCATAAGCAAGCATGATGAAATGgggaaaaaaatttagaaacaataaaaaaaaaaggtacagaCCTTAATTCGTTGCACCAAAGAAGCAATTTCTGGCTCACCAACAAGATCGGTCTAGGAGAGAATGGACAAGTAAGTACTCAGGCATTATAATAAAACTGTAACAATCATAAGTAattctgaatataatatcctaCAATAATCTTCAAGTGAACATAagttctttccaatttttttttgtcaaaatgtttTTTTCCAATTAATGGTGCCCCGAAGGAAAGGGACGAAGCCACAATATAGAAAACCTTCATGTTGAAATATTAGGGCCAcattattttcagttttcaagAATCAAGAGGATTCAATTTGAGTGCAGTGCAATTAGATTCACAAGTAAATCATAGTAAATTAGTGTACCTTATTGACAATGATACGGTCAGCATAAGCAATCTGCTCTATAGCCTCATTGACAACTCCTTTTGGCTTAACTTCATCCAAATGAAAAACAGCATGCTTAGCATCAACTAATGTTACAACACCGTCCAACTTGACATCATTAAAAACCTGATCTTCAGCATAAAAGGTTTGAATGATCGGTGCCGGATTTGCCAATCCTACAAATAAGCAGAAAACAAAATCACACGGTGGTCAATACCGGCCAATCAAATTCAGAATATTAAGATTTCATGCACCCTACAACTTGCAAACAACACATTACTCAAAGCTTAGTGcactaaaacaaaacaaaaaaaattccataCCCGTAGTCTCTATAACAATATGATCAAACTTCCCTTTCTTCTTATCGACCAAGTCCGCAATCATCCGCACAAGATCACCCCTCACAGTGCAGCAAAGGCAACCATTATTCAACATAACAATGTCTTCGGCCTCAGTGGTTTTCGCAGCAACCAAAGAACCGTCAATGTCTATCTCACCATACTGAAAAATCAACACAATCACATACCTTCGTATCCACACAAAAAGGCACCAATAGAAATAATAAACTGCAAATCCCAGCCCCATACCTCGTTCTCAATCACCGCAATTCGCTTCCCGTGTTCCGCAGTCAATATATGGTTAAGCAATGTAGTCTGCATATTCCATTTCACAAGTACATTTCAGTAAATAATGAAGATTATTGCGGCATTCAAACAATGAAACACCGATACAAACCGGCCACCAAATATTCAAAGAACATCGAACCTTTCCGGAGCCCAAGAAACCGGTGATTATGGTGGCGGGGATGCGATTATCCGGCTCAATCTGGGTCAAAACGTCGGAGCTCTCGCTCTGCGACGTCGTTGCGCTGCTCGCAGCCGCAGTGAACCTTCTGTAGCCTCGGTTGGGCTTGGCGACAAGAGGTCGGCAAAACGACGACACCGAGTAGTGTAGGGTTTGGGAGCGTGCGAAAGTCCTCGGTCTCCACGTGAAAGGAAAGAGGGCTGCGGCTCCGACCCTGGGGAATCGGGTGGAGCGGGGAGAAGTTAGCCCGGTAAGGGTCGTGGCGATGTCCGCCGATATGGAAGCCATGGAAGCGAAACGGCGTCGCTCTGGTAGAGGGGTTCAGACAGAGAGAAGGAAAGAGGTGAGGGTTTATGTGAGGTTTGTTTGAAGAGTGAAGAGGCGGATAGACTGATACGGCGCCAAAATGGTAGTTCTGGATTGTTCTGTGTTCGCAATTATCTACCAATCAGAGCCACCCACGcgcttgatttttatttttcatttttctttgggcgGTTTTGTATTTTGCATCTTTTATGTACCACTAGAGCTGGaattttttttcgaaaattacaaaccaaaccaacaaaaatttgatctccaaccaaaaaattctcaaaccaATAATATCGAAATTTTTGGAATCCATATAGAACCGATCTTGAACTTTTCGGTACGGAAATCGGAATTACATGTTCAATGATTCGAGAATTCCAAATtgaaccaaaaatatatatatttattttggttGCATACAATTTGAATGTTAAGTTTAAGTAGTTTAATAGTAGACTATATTATAAATAGAAGTATGAAATTAAGTAGTTTTGAACTTTGGAACATTAATTTGACTTGGTATGAACGAATTAGTATTTCAATTTGTATGAGGCAAAAAACCTAAATTTCAATTGATATGAAATTAGAGGACAAAATTTTAGACAAAAAGCCCAAATTATAGTCTATAGCccaaatgacacaccccgaccctgAATATCCattaggactccgaatcaagtCGTGATAGCCGACACCTGGAaagtgatgaagccataaagtgtagtgatgttgaaaatattaataaatttaaacctaaaagtgcctaaatataaaaCTGCTTTGTGAGTGGAAATAAACTCAATTTACACGTGatgacagagcataagtacaatACAataaaatatggtgagaattataccatcgatggtaatcgtccataccaagatttgccaataaTCCTCGTCAGTACGAAAACTCtactactagaacctggaggggcgaaaaacaagtgtgagtaggcctgaaaataaagttttaataaaaaccttttgaaaacattataaaCCCTCACcataaaacctgtatagtttacagaaaataataatactacATAAGTATAAAAACCAATACACAAGAACAGCGAAAACTGaagtatgccatgtcataatatCTCAGCAATAATAAATGTCAGCCTGGTGTGAAACCAATATAAAATAGTATGTCAGTTAGAGTCACCTAACACGACCTGTATGACTGGACCTGTATCTCATCAATCTAGGCTAGCACACGAGTCGAAGTCATCTggtgtgacctgtacgacagggtaggtataaatatgtacgctcaagtgctacgatcacgtgaaggttgtgcgaTAAGTCGGggatcacctacgagtcggaaccacctattgtggtatgtacgacaggttAGCACCagacttggatccaagatgagCATGCAGTGCGGGAAGTGAACAATTACGTGAAGGCTGGCCCTAGCCCCGAGCGGGAACACTAATACCAGGGTGCAGCCATGATAAGCTCTAAATGAATATATGCATGTCAATATGATGCAATAATTCCAATTACAAAGTAAACTCACCTAAACTTACCTATGCATATCGTAGCATCGTTTGGCATTTCATGATTTCTTAACAATGCAACATTTTAAATATAACATTATTTAATCATATGCATAACTtcaaagcatttgtggaaactataaagtttttatatatatatataccataaaaaggaaaaagaccAACTCACTTGAGGTCTGCGCTACAACTTCCTAACACGAATATCGAGGCGTCACGAACGATTGTCGCCTAAAACAAATATTCAGTCAtgtctcagaattcttatcgatagaacccgtaacttacataaaacatatccccaaggacgttctagaatgatttgagacccattaactaaaagtcaaccgtcggtcaAAGATCGACACATTAGCCCTGCTTTAGGGCCATCAACTTGGCTCAAATTTACACCTTTCCTTGGCAGGGAATTTATTCACTTTAAGTCTAAGGCGTTCGCCAAAGTGATCTTCTAAAATGTCAACAAAAAtgcccaaaacttaggaaaagctAACACATTTTTCGTGATTCGACAAGGTGGTAAGATTAGAAAATTAGGCTCAAGAACCTAGAATGCTTACATTATGCGTGTGATAAATGCAATactgcccaacttatgctctgataccaaactgacacacctcgacccggaatgtccactaagaCTCCAAATCAAGTTGTgctaataaatttaaacctaaaagtgcctaaatatacgAGTGCGCTATGAGTGGGAATGAACTCAATTCACACATGATGACAGAGTATAAGTACAGTATAGTATAATAgagtgagaattataccatcgatggtaatcgttcacaccaagatttgccaataaTCTTTGTCGGTACGAaaactttgctactagaacctaTAGGGGCGAAAAAACAACGGTAAGTGgacctgaaaataaagttttaataaaaaccttttgaaaacgttataacccttcgccgtaaaacctgtatagtttccagaaaataataatactacATAAGTATAAAAACCAATGCATAAGAGCAATGAAAACTGAAGTATGTCATATCATAATATCTCAGCAATAATAAATGTAAGTTAGGTCCAATTTGGCGATTTGAA belongs to Malus sylvestris chromosome 17, drMalSylv7.2, whole genome shotgun sequence and includes:
- the LOC126611625 gene encoding uncharacterized protein LOC126611625, whose protein sequence is MASISADIATTLTGLTSPRSTRFPRVGAAALFPFTWRPRTFARSQTLHYSVSSFCRPLVAKPNRGYRRFTAAASSATTSQSESSDVLTQIEPDNRIPATIITGFLGSGKTTLLNHILTAEHGKRIAVIENEYGEIDIDGSLVAAKTTEAEDIVMLNNGCLCCTVRGDLVRMIADLVDKKKGKFDHIVIETTGLANPAPIIQTFYAEDQVFNDVKLDGVVTLVDAKHAVFHLDEVKPKGVVNEAIEQIAYADRIIVNKTDLVGEPEIASLVQRIKNINGMAQLKRTEFGKVNLDYVLGIGGFDLERIESAIDAEGEKEDHDHDHDHDHDHHHHHDEKHNHKHDHHDDHHAHDHVHDPGVSSVSIVCEGNLDLEKANIWLGTLLLERSDDIYRMKGLLSVQGMNERFVFQGVHDIFQGSPDRPWGPNEPRTNKIVFIGKNLDAQELEKGFKGCLL